The Ralstonia wenshanensis genome includes a region encoding these proteins:
- a CDS encoding DUF4178 domain-containing protein has protein sequence MFHANCPACGAPVELKSAAAVMAVCSFCKSTLLRDGETLSDIGKMSAVLEDYARVQIGTTGRYKSKAFTVVGRIQLRYDAGFWNEWYVLFDDGTDGWLAEASGQVTMTFARGTPANAVAFEALRPGQLYDAEGKQFVLSDVREADCTGGQGELPFRVGEGWHARVADGRREDAFITLDYSDGTAPTLYVGEATTLDVLKCQLLRTDAEIKETAGRVPGKLTNLDCPQCGTSIPFSPGVTGHVLCPGCGAAIDAATPRGDIIARARSVPQVVTTLELGDKALIDGLQWQVIGVMRRAVVDGGGEWFEYLLYTPKRGFSWMVETDDGWFRASVLDRWPTQKDGRTAVLDGKVFTRDEDYTSRVTYAAGAFNWRVQTGDQTRVVEYTAGEESLAAESDAHELTWSRSTPVSAAQIKAWFGKVVAEPTKSSSSSYMTVAVVACVLLGLLNLVPFFMAPGSVFGITFFAALLLLVPAWLVAKIGGGE, from the coding sequence GTTTCATGCCAACTGCCCGGCGTGTGGCGCGCCGGTGGAACTGAAGTCTGCCGCTGCCGTGATGGCGGTGTGCAGCTTCTGCAAAAGCACGCTCCTGCGCGACGGCGAGACGCTTTCCGACATCGGCAAGATGTCTGCCGTGCTGGAGGACTACGCACGCGTGCAGATCGGCACCACCGGGCGCTACAAGAGCAAGGCGTTCACAGTTGTTGGCCGTATCCAGTTGCGCTACGACGCGGGCTTCTGGAACGAGTGGTACGTGTTGTTCGACGACGGCACCGATGGCTGGCTCGCAGAAGCGTCCGGGCAGGTCACGATGACGTTCGCGCGCGGCACGCCCGCCAATGCGGTCGCGTTCGAGGCGCTGCGGCCCGGTCAGCTGTACGACGCCGAGGGCAAGCAGTTCGTGTTGTCCGACGTGCGCGAGGCCGATTGCACAGGCGGTCAGGGCGAGTTGCCGTTCCGCGTGGGTGAAGGCTGGCATGCGCGCGTAGCCGATGGCCGCCGCGAAGACGCCTTCATCACGCTGGATTACTCCGACGGCACGGCCCCCACGCTCTACGTGGGCGAGGCCACCACGCTCGACGTGCTCAAGTGCCAGCTTCTGCGCACCGACGCCGAAATCAAGGAAACCGCTGGCCGCGTCCCGGGCAAGCTCACGAATCTCGATTGCCCGCAGTGCGGCACGTCGATTCCATTCAGCCCCGGTGTGACGGGCCACGTGCTGTGCCCCGGCTGTGGTGCGGCCATCGATGCCGCCACGCCGCGCGGCGACATCATTGCGCGTGCGCGGTCGGTGCCGCAGGTCGTCACCACACTGGAGCTGGGCGACAAGGCGCTTATCGACGGCCTGCAGTGGCAGGTGATCGGCGTGATGCGCCGCGCGGTGGTCGATGGCGGTGGCGAATGGTTCGAATACCTGCTGTACACGCCCAAGCGCGGTTTCAGCTGGATGGTCGAAACTGACGACGGCTGGTTCCGCGCGAGTGTGCTCGACCGCTGGCCCACCCAGAAGGACGGCCGCACCGCGGTGCTCGACGGCAAGGTCTTTACCCGCGACGAGGACTACACCTCGCGCGTGACCTACGCCGCCGGCGCCTTCAACTGGCGCGTTCAAACGGGCGACCAGACGCGTGTGGTCGAATACACCGCCGGCGAGGAAAGCCTGGCTGCAGAGAGCGACGCGCATGAGCTGACGTGGTCCAGAAGCACGCCGGTGAGCGCCGCACAGATCAAGGCGTGGTTCGGCAAGGTGGTGGCCGAGCCGACCAAGTCTTCGTCGTCGAGCTACATGACGGTGGCGGTGGTTGCCTGCGTGCTGCTCGGTCTACTGAACCTCGTGCCGTTCTTCATGGCGCCGGGCTCGGTGTTCGGTATCACGTTCTTCGCGGCGCTGCTGTTGCTCGTGCCCGCGTGGCTGGTCGCCAAGATTGGGGGCGGGGAATGA